Proteins encoded in a region of the Rutidosis leptorrhynchoides isolate AG116_Rl617_1_P2 chromosome 9, CSIRO_AGI_Rlap_v1, whole genome shotgun sequence genome:
- the LOC139867912 gene encoding uncharacterized protein, whose protein sequence is MFLDRRHCLQCPQGLLGKHYEKLIQCDPRLNFLSQQAEVTLESPYFESRRSSVFDDPKEYIEHKLSSEGPTNTTLDLLITTSSGGQSSSSISEFLDPAGRPTEFLRETPSPSSVMDTSANEEMRKSEMKEAKGIGCWDQMQVPGLHSSMSMSDLVNHIENRITKHRTPGDDHPLSHEEQQSLLILEDISRCLFNDAQYGSSTSDEKSIMSRVDSLCCLLQKDPATFQDQKGETETNGGNGKRIVDDTVSGSKVLDDSDDVDESKKTGGIPRNDSVGELLLNLPRIASLPRFFFNLDDFGNQST, encoded by the exons ATGTTTTTGGACAGGCGTCATTGTCTACAGTGTCCACAAGGCTTATTAGGAAAGCACTACGAAAAGCTCATTCAATGTGACCCGCGTCTAAATTTTCTAAGTCAACAAGCGGAAGTAACATTAGAATCCCCATACTTCGAATCAAGAAGATCGTCTGTATTTGATGATCCAAAGGAATATATTGAACACAAATTAAGTAGTGAGGGacccaccaacaccacccttgactTATTAATAACAACATCATCAGGAGGTCAGTCATCCTCTTCTATTAGCGAGTTTCTTGATCCTGCTGGTCGACCTACCGAATTCCTTCGAGAAACACCTTCACCTAGCTCAG tGATGGACACCTCAGCAAATGAAGAAATGAGAAAATCGGAGATGAAAGAAGCGAAAGGCATTGGCTGTTGGGACCAGATGCAAGTTCCAGGGCTACACTCATCAATGTCAATGAGCGATTTAGTAAACCACATTGAAAACCGAATCACAAAACACCGAACACCTGGTGACGACCATCCTTTATCCCACGAAGAACAACAAAGCTTACTCATTCTCGAAGACATTAGTCGATGTTTATTCAATGATGCTCAATACGGTTCATCAACTTCTGATGAAAAGTCAATCATGTCAAGAGTTGACTCACTTTGTTGTCTCTTACAAAAAGATCCTGCAACATTTCAAGATCAAAAAGGTGAAACTGAAACTAATGGTGGTAATGGGAAACGTATAGTAGATGATACGGTTAGTGGAAGCAAAGTTCTAGATGATTCAGATGACGTGGATGAAAGTAAAAAGACAGGTGGCATTCCTAGGAACGATTCTGTTGGGGAGTTGTTGTTGAATCTTCCTAGGATAGCATCTTTACCTCGATTCTTCTTCAATTTGGATGATTTTGGGAATCAAAGTACATAg
- the LOC139867913 gene encoding uncharacterized protein has product MSPVKREITEEPSSSHHHSSNKRSKQQHDFGVGGFPVTQMQMNPLDEPSPLGLRLRKTPSLLDLIQMRLSEGNSSSKVESNATKETKSASAATDKLKASNFPASHLRIGTWEYTSKHEGDLVAKCYFAKHKLVWEVLDGGLKNKIEIQWSDIISLKATYPDDGPGTLDIVLTRQPLFFRETNPQPRKHTLWQATSDFTCGQASIHRYKVLYYLIPHWSRCDLETVIGFSIYYEWTDLAMLNYLTKDQRGKCPNVQTRKHVEGRLNSEMYLNA; this is encoded by the exons ATGTCTCCGGTGAAAAGAGAGATTACTGAGGAAccatcatcatctcatcatcattcTTCCAATAAGAGATCTAAG CAGCAGCATGATTTTGGAGTCGGTGGTTTTCCTGTAACACAAATGCAAATGAATCCGTTAGACGAGCCCAGTCCGTTAGGGTTACGGCTGAGGAAGACCCCGTCTCTATTGGATTTGATTCAAATGAGGCTCTCTGAAGGGAATTCATCTTCCAAGGTTGAATCAAATGCTACAAAAGAGACTAAAAGTGCTTCTGCTGCAACTGATAAGCTAAAAGCTTCAAATTTCCCTGCATCACACCTTCGGATAGGTACCTGGGAG TATACATCTAAACATGAAGGGGACTTGGTGGCGAAATGTTACTTTGCAAAACATAAGCTTGTATGGGAAGTTCTTGATGGTGGTCTTAAGAATAAGATTGAAATACAGTGGTCGGACATCATTTCTTTGAAGGCAACTTATCCAGATGATGGCCCTGGAACTTTAGATATAGTG TTAACTAGGCAACCTCTCTTTTTTAGGGAGACAAATCCTCAGCCTAGAAAGCATACATTATGGCAAGCAACATCAGACTTTACATGTGGTCAGGCTAGCATACACAGGTACAAGGTCCTTTACTATTTAATTCCTCATTGGTCACGGTGTGATTTAGAGACTGTAATTGGGTTTTCCATTTACTATGAATGGACTGATTTGGCTATGTTGAATTATCTAACCAAAGACCAAAGAGGAAAATGTCCAAATGTGCAAACGAGAAAACATGTTGAAGGTCGTCTGAATTCTGAAATGTATCTAAATGCTTAA
- the LOC139866669 gene encoding probable folate-biopterin transporter 3, whose translation MDEDNNINIKRRKEGVNGNLIWKPINWFRMLSEELSWRFVLAVVIVYGINQGISIGLYRVSVQYYMKDVLKLQPSEAQFYSGIIQIPWIIKPLWGLMTDIVPIFRLRRRPYFIFAGLVGSIAMLVPAFSTNLSLVWAVSSFMTAGAGVAIADVTIDACVTENSINHPNLAGDMQSLCGISSSIGQLVGFAMSGLLVHIIGPQGVFGVLSIPAGLVILVGMMLREPHVHSHSHKRVSQKFSDAIKTMVSALKTPDVWRPCLYMYLSLALGVGIHEGMFYWYTDAKAGPSFSQEVIGSIFSVGAIGSLLGVLLYQNVFRSHPFRGVLFWTQLLFGASSLLDLVLVLRLNLKFGIHDYIFVVMDEAVSRMIGRLKWMPLLVLSSKLCPSGIEGTFFALLMSIDHVGMLTSSWAGSVLLLALNVTRTRFDNLWVAILIRSGARVLPIGLLFLVPKNDPNSSILPPELLTSKKEDDVIESDNLEMISLVNNSI comes from the exons ATGGATgaagataataatataaatattaagagaagAAAAGAGGGAGTAAATGGGAATTTGATATGGAAACCTATAAATTGGTTTAGAATGTTGAGTGAGGAATTAAGTTGGAGATTTGTTTTGGCAGTTGTGATTGTGTATGGAATTAATCAGGGTATAAGTATAGGTTTGTATCGTGTGAGTGTTCAATATTATATGAAAGATGTGTTGAAGTTACAACCTTCTGAAGCACAATTTTACTCTGGGATTATTCAAATTCCTTGGATCATTAAGCCTCTTTGGGGTCTTATGACTGATATTGTTCCCATATTCAGATTAAGGAGACGTCCTTACTTCATATTTGCTG GTTTAGTTGGTTCGATAGCCATGCTGGTGCCGGCATTTAGCACGAACTTGTCACTTGTATGGGCTGTTTCGTCTTTTATGACAGCTGGCGCCGGGGTTGCTATAGCCGATGTGACAATCGATGCTTGTGTAACAGAAAACAGTATTAACCACCCGAACCTTGCTGGAGATATGCAGAGCTTGTGCGGAATTAGCTCATCTATTGGCCAACTTGTTGGATTTGCTATGAGCGGTCTTCTCGTTCACATTATTGGGCCTCAG ggtGTATTTGGAGTGCTAAGTATACCTGCTGGACTTGTGATTTTGGTTGGTATGATGTTACGAGAACCACATGTTCACAGTCATTCTCACAAGCGG GTAAGCCAAAAGTTCTCTGATGCTATTAAAACCATGGTGTCGGCCCTGAAAACCCCTGATGTTTGGAGACCGTGTTTGTACATGTATCTATCACTCGCATTGGGAGTTGGCATTCATGAAGGAATGTTCTATTGGTACACCGATGCAAAAGCGGGCCCATCTTTCTCCCAG GAGGTGATTGGCTCAATATTTTCAGTAGGTGCAATCGGGTCACTTTTAGGCGTTCTTTTGTACCAAAACGTGTTCAGAAGCCATCCTTTTCGAGGAGTACTATTTTGGACCCAATTGCTATTCGGTGCATCGAGTCTTCTagatttagtattagtattacgtCTAAACTTAAAATTCGGTATACACGATTACATCTTTGTAGTCATGGATGAAGCGGTTTCTAGAATGATCGGACGTCTCAAATGGATGCCACTTCTTGTTCTCAGCTCCAAATTATGCCCATCGGGAATCGAAGGAACTTTTTTCGCTCTTCTTATGTCAATCGATCATGTTGGAATGCTGACATCATCATGGGCAGGAAGTGTGTTGCTACTTGCATTAAATGTTACAAGAACACGATTTGATAATTTATGGGTAGCAATATTGATTCGAAGTGGTGCAAGGGTTCTTCCGATTGGGCttttgtttttggtgccgaaaaatgATCCTAATTCTTCTATACTTCCGCCTGAATTGTTAACGAGTAAAAAAGAAGATGATGTGATAGAGTCGGATAATTTGGAAATGATCTCGTTGGTTAACAATAGCATATGA
- the LOC139869430 gene encoding protein HEADING DATE REPRESSOR 1-like, protein MEEDKKVQESVVLVNGFSPVTATPVFWKSRKRSATMKNSPKETIEEANKPTENKEEEDHPTDEKMEETNTQPTILSEKRKALFEPLEPIMDLNGRRPSAESLLPPPDFDSASYPRGWLIGKKRKLVNVDVVESMRRIAVQEMNRKDREIDGLNEQLDEDSRVLEHLQLQLLDERSKRADVERQNAMLQNQVDMLMNMLQEPENLDDEEQAPQDP, encoded by the exons atggaagaagataagaaagtgcaagaaagtgTTGTTCTTGTTAATGGATTTTCTCCGGTGACTGCAACTCCTGTTTTCTGGAAATCAAGGAAAAGATCAG CTACTATGAAAAACTCGCCTAAGGAGACTATTGAAGAGGCTAATAAACCAACCGAAAACAAGGAAGAAGAAGATCATCCGACTGATGAAAAAATGGAAGAAACGAATACTCAACCGACTATTCTTTCTGAGAAACGTAAGGCTCTGTTTGAACCTCTTGAACCAATAATGGATTTAAACGGTCGAAGACCTTCAGCTGAATCTTTACTTCCTCCACCGGACTTTGACTCTGCTAGTTACCCTCGTGGATGGCTCATTGGGAAGAAAAGGAAGCTTGTAAACGTTGATGTTGTTGaaagtatgcgtagaattgctgtaCAAGAAATGAACAGAAAG GACAGAGAGATTGATGGGTTAAACGAGCAATTAGATGAGGACTCACGTGTGCTTGAACATCTTCAACTGCAACTACTTGATGAACGAAGCAAACGTGCAGATGTTGAGAGACAGAATGCAATGTTGCAGAACCAGGTTGACATGCTGATGAATATGCTTCAAGAACCTGAGAACTTAGATGATGAAGAACAAGCTCCGCAAGATCCTTaa